The Pungitius pungitius chromosome 8, fPunPun2.1, whole genome shotgun sequence genome has a window encoding:
- the agtrap gene encoding type-1 angiotensin II receptor-associated protein isoform X1: MEIPAINLKAIVLVHWLLTVWGCMSLLPVSFAWGNFTVLAVGVWAIAQRDSVDAVLMFLMGMAVTVLTDIVHFGIFYPLLELSNENRFRFSAGMAILSLLLKPASCFFVYQMYRERGGDYNVNFGFPSVSRNREAYQSIDQQDESSGPANPFNQAQDTKPAARTY; the protein is encoded by the exons ATGGAAATACCTGCCATAAATCTAAAG GCCATAGTCCTGGTGCACTGGCTGCTCACGGTATG ggGCTGCATGTCGTTGCTCCCCGTCTCCTTCGCTTGGGGGAACTTCACCGTGTTGGCCGTGGGCGTCTGGGCCATCGCGCAGAGGGACTCCGTCGATGCCGTGCTCATG TTTCTGATGGGGATGGCCGTGACCGTGTTGACCGACATCGTCCACTTCGGGATCTTTTACCCGCTGCTCGAGCTCTCGAATGAAAACCGGTTCCGCTTCAGCGCGGGGATGGCCATCCTGAGCCTGCTGCTCAAACCGGCGTCCTGCTTCTTCGTCTACCAGATGTACCGCGAGCGCGGCGGAGATTACAACGTCAACTTTG GGTTCCCCTCCGTGTCCCGAAACAGAGAGGCCTACCAGTCCATCGACCAGCAGGACGAGTCCTCCGGGCCGGCGAACCCCTTCAACCAGGCCCAGGACACCAAGCCAGCGGCCCGCACCTACTGA
- the agtrap gene encoding type-1 angiotensin II receptor-associated protein isoform X2 yields MEIPAINLKAIVLVHWLLTVWGCMSLLPVSFAWGNFTVLAVGVWAIAQRDSVDAVLMFLMGMAVTVLTDIVHFGIFYPLLELSNENRFRFSAGMAILSLLLKPASCFFVYQMYRERGGDYNVNFDLETSVDSRCTTDSADSAFFIGRRY; encoded by the exons ATGGAAATACCTGCCATAAATCTAAAG GCCATAGTCCTGGTGCACTGGCTGCTCACGGTATG ggGCTGCATGTCGTTGCTCCCCGTCTCCTTCGCTTGGGGGAACTTCACCGTGTTGGCCGTGGGCGTCTGGGCCATCGCGCAGAGGGACTCCGTCGATGCCGTGCTCATG TTTCTGATGGGGATGGCCGTGACCGTGTTGACCGACATCGTCCACTTCGGGATCTTTTACCCGCTGCTCGAGCTCTCGAATGAAAACCGGTTCCGCTTCAGCGCGGGGATGGCCATCCTGAGCCTGCTGCTCAAACCGGCGTCCTGCTTCTTCGTCTACCAGATGTACCGCGAGCGCGGCGGAGATTACAACGTCAACTTTG ACTTAGAGACCTCTGTGGACAGTCGATGCACTACGGATAGTGCGGACAGTGCCTTCTTTATTGGCCGCCGCTATTGA
- the draxina gene encoding draxin encodes MAPSCSLLVALLLATAALSHGAKPGAPRSKRRQAATSPGGGNGGGNGLQHPLRGLQGHRHSGGRQAPRRAPHPLARPGDDGAGLESLRPVRLETGPARDRDGVRTSTKSLSQTRENQLLGTRKGRRHGNGHGHHFGDRRQGGRRDKERHGKGIFAEPELSSAFKDGDLFEDPFSSSSSSSSAASPSLGMTPPGDAPSPIGGAFGSGSSMVTTVMNEHPPTLPPASTKPQRSGRGKGHGDVMPTLDMALFDWTDYEDMKPVDAWPSSRKKDKRRSKNLSSGNATADAIEPCDHHLDCLPGSCCDLRQHECKPHNRGLNNKCYDDCMCEEGFRCYAKFHRKRRVTRRKGRCVVPESVSSDQGGFITI; translated from the exons ATGGCTCCCTCCTGCAGTCTCCTCGTGGCGCTGTTGCTCGCCACCGCGGCGCTGTCACACGGCGCCAAGCCCGGGGCCCCCCGCAGCAAGAGGAGGCAGGCGGCGACCTCGCCGGGGGGCGGCAACGGCGGCGGCAACGGCCTGCAGCACCCTCTGCGGGGCCTCCAGGGCCACCGCCACAGCGGGGGCCGCCAAGCGCCCCGTAGGGCCCCGCACCCCCTCGCCAGGCCCGGGGACGACGGCGCGGGCCTGGAGAGTTTGAGGCCGGTGAGGCTGGAGACGGGCCCGGCCAGGGACAGAGACGGAGTCCGGACGAGCACAAAGAGCCTGTCCCAGACCCGGGAGAACCAGCTGTTGGGGACACGCAAAGGGCGGAGACACGGGAACGGACACGGGCACCACTTTGGAGACAGGCGGCAGGGGGGTCGGCGCGACAAGGAGCGCCACGGAAAAG GGATCTTTGCAGAGCCGGAGCTCAGCTCTGCGTTTAAGGACGGAGATTTGTTCGAGgatcctttctcctcctcctcctcctcctcctctgccgcctccccctccctcggcATGACCCCGCCCGGTgacgccccctcccccatcgGCGGCGCCTTCGGCTCCGGCTCCTCCATGGTTACCACGGTGATGAACGAGCATCCCCCAACGCTGCCCCCGGCCTCCACCAAACCCCAG aggtCCGGGAGAGGGAAAGGACACGGAGACGTGATGCCGACGCTGGACATGGCTCTGTTTGACTGGACGGACTACGAGGACATGAAGCCTGTGGACGCTTGGCCGTCCTCCAGGAAGAAAG acaAGAGGCGGAGCAAGAACCTCAGCAGCGGCAACGCGACCGCGGACGCCATCGAGCCGTGTGACCACCACCTGGACTGTCTCCCAG GTTCCTGCTGCGACCTGAGACAACACGAGTGTAAACCGCACAACAGAGGCCTGAACAACAAGTGCTACGACGACTGCATGTGTGAAGAAG GGTTTCGCTGTTACGCCAAATTCCACCGCAAGCGGCGCGTGACCCGGAGGAAGGGTCGCTGCGTGGTGCCCGAGTCGGTGAGCAGTGACCAAGGAGGCTTCATCACcatctga